A region from the Cellvibrio sp. PSBB006 genome encodes:
- the uvrB gene encoding excinuclease ABC subunit UvrB yields MSKQVFSVNSEFGPAGDQPTAIAGLVKGIQAGLAHQTLLGVTGSGKTFTIANVIAQVQRPTLIMAHNKTLAAQLYGEFKEFFPNNAVEYFVSYYDYYQPEAYVPSSDTFIEKDSSINEHIEQMRLSATKALMERKDAIVVATVSAIYGLGDPDSYLKMLLHLVRGDKIDQRGILRRLAELQYTRNDMEFHRATYRVRGDVIDIYPADSDCDAVRVELFDDEIEKISIFDPLTGEVLHKVPRVTIYPKSHYVTPRSKIIEAIDNIKEELKGRLEYLRDNNKLVEAQRLEQRTRYDLEMMQELGYCNGIENYSRFLSGRNPGEPPPTLFDYLPAEALLVIDESHVTVPQIGAMYKGDRSRKETLVEYGFRLPSALDNRPMRFDEWERLAPQMIFVSATPGKYEGENAGQVVEQVVRPTGLVDPEIEVRPATSQVDDVLSEIRLRTAKDERVLITVLTKRMAEDLTEYLAEHSVRVRYLHSDIDTVERVEIIRDLRLGQFDVLVGINLLREGLDMPEVSLVAILDADKEGFLRSDRSLIQTIGRAARNVNGRAILYADRMTGSMQRAMEETERRRQKQVEHNLKHGITPQGIRKNITDIMEGSQVPGAGGRSARNRAAVAEKQGKYAVDMHGGDIWKTIDALEKQMFQAAKDLEFEAAAKLRDQIEKLKEKAIAL; encoded by the coding sequence ATGTCGAAACAAGTTTTTTCCGTCAACAGCGAATTTGGTCCCGCCGGCGACCAACCCACTGCCATCGCCGGTTTGGTGAAAGGAATTCAAGCGGGGCTCGCACACCAGACGCTCTTGGGTGTGACCGGTTCGGGTAAGACCTTCACCATCGCCAATGTCATTGCCCAGGTTCAGCGGCCTACCTTGATCATGGCCCACAACAAAACCCTCGCCGCGCAACTTTACGGTGAGTTCAAAGAGTTTTTCCCGAACAATGCGGTGGAATACTTCGTTTCCTATTACGACTATTACCAACCCGAAGCCTACGTGCCATCATCCGATACTTTTATCGAAAAAGATTCCTCGATAAATGAACACATCGAACAAATGCGCTTGTCCGCCACCAAGGCGTTGATGGAACGCAAGGATGCGATTGTGGTGGCAACCGTATCGGCGATTTACGGCTTGGGTGATCCTGATTCTTATCTCAAGATGCTTCTGCATCTGGTGCGTGGCGACAAGATAGACCAGCGCGGTATTTTGCGTCGTCTCGCTGAGTTGCAATACACGCGCAACGATATGGAATTTCATCGCGCCACTTACCGTGTGCGCGGCGATGTGATTGATATCTATCCCGCCGACTCTGATTGCGATGCAGTGCGCGTGGAATTATTTGATGACGAGATTGAAAAAATTTCGATCTTTGATCCGCTTACCGGTGAAGTGCTGCATAAAGTACCGCGTGTTACGATTTATCCGAAATCTCACTACGTCACACCGCGCAGTAAAATCATTGAAGCCATCGACAACATAAAAGAAGAACTGAAAGGGCGGCTGGAATACCTGCGTGACAACAACAAACTGGTTGAAGCACAGCGACTGGAACAGCGCACGCGTTACGATCTGGAGATGATGCAGGAATTGGGTTACTGCAACGGTATTGAAAATTACTCGCGCTTTTTATCTGGCCGTAATCCTGGCGAGCCGCCACCGACATTATTTGATTATTTGCCGGCGGAAGCGCTGTTAGTGATTGATGAATCCCACGTGACCGTGCCGCAGATCGGCGCCATGTACAAAGGTGACCGGTCGCGTAAGGAAACCTTGGTGGAATATGGTTTCCGTTTGCCTTCTGCATTGGATAACCGCCCCATGCGTTTCGATGAATGGGAGCGACTCGCGCCGCAGATGATTTTTGTATCGGCCACGCCGGGCAAATACGAAGGCGAAAATGCCGGGCAGGTCGTGGAGCAGGTTGTGCGTCCTACGGGTCTTGTGGACCCAGAAATTGAAGTACGCCCGGCCACCAGTCAGGTGGATGACGTCTTGTCTGAAATTCGTTTACGTACGGCAAAAGATGAGCGTGTACTGATTACCGTGCTCACTAAACGCATGGCTGAAGACCTGACCGAATATCTCGCCGAACACAGTGTGCGCGTGCGCTACCTGCACTCGGATATCGACACCGTAGAACGCGTGGAAATTATCCGCGACCTGCGCCTGGGTCAGTTCGATGTACTGGTAGGCATCAACCTGCTACGCGAAGGTTTGGATATGCCGGAGGTTTCGCTGGTGGCCATTCTCGATGCAGATAAAGAAGGCTTCCTGCGTTCTGACCGTTCGTTGATTCAAACCATCGGCCGCGCCGCGCGCAACGTCAATGGCCGTGCGATTCTCTATGCCGACCGTATGACCGGCTCCATGCAGCGCGCCATGGAAGAAACCGAGCGCCGCCGCCAGAAACAAGTTGAACACAACCTCAAACACGGCATTACCCCACAAGGTATCCGCAAAAATATTACCGACATCATGGAAGGTTCGCAGGTCCCCGGTGCCGGCGGACGCAGTGCGCGCAATCGCGCGGCAGTGGCGGAGAAGCAGGGCAAGTATGCAGTGGATATGCACGGCGGGGATATTTGGAAAACGATCGATGCATTGGAAAAACAAATGTTCCAGGCGGCTAAAGATCTGGAGTTTGAAGCGGCAGCGAAACTGCGGGATCAGATTGAGAAGTTGAAGGAAAAAGCGATTGCGTTGTGA
- a CDS encoding pirin family protein, translating to MQRELQQIVPGRATSDGAGVRIKRSLGQTPHARFDPFLMLDEFNSENADDYIAGFPSHPHRGFETVTYMLEGHMLHEDHLGNRGDLKTGDVQWMTAGRGIIHSEMPQQEQGAMRGFQLWLNLPAAEKMKPAAYRDIPAKDIPTVPLPNGGQVKVIANSVRVGDEAITGPIHGLSTEPIYWDVHLPAQATFEQAVPTEHNVFVYVYEGEIAIGDDQRKLSAGNAGLLFKGDELKIAATGDATRFLVLAGKPIKEPIAQYGPFVMNTQDEIEQAIRDYRSGELVNY from the coding sequence ATGCAACGCGAACTGCAACAGATTGTCCCCGGCCGCGCCACCAGCGATGGGGCTGGCGTGCGCATAAAACGAAGCCTCGGACAAACACCCCACGCCCGTTTTGATCCATTTTTGATGTTGGATGAATTTAATTCGGAAAACGCTGATGACTACATTGCCGGTTTTCCGTCGCATCCCCATCGCGGTTTTGAGACGGTCACCTACATGCTCGAAGGTCATATGCTGCATGAAGACCATTTGGGCAATCGCGGTGACCTGAAAACCGGTGACGTGCAGTGGATGACCGCCGGTCGCGGCATCATCCACTCCGAAATGCCGCAACAGGAACAGGGAGCCATGCGCGGTTTTCAGCTCTGGCTCAATTTACCCGCTGCAGAAAAGATGAAACCGGCGGCCTATCGCGATATCCCCGCAAAGGATATTCCGACAGTGCCGCTTCCGAATGGCGGCCAGGTTAAAGTGATTGCCAACAGCGTAAGAGTTGGCGACGAAGCAATCACCGGCCCTATTCACGGATTAAGCACAGAACCGATTTATTGGGATGTGCATTTACCCGCGCAGGCAACGTTCGAGCAAGCCGTCCCGACGGAACACAATGTCTTTGTTTATGTGTACGAAGGAGAAATCGCCATCGGCGATGACCAGCGCAAATTAAGCGCCGGCAACGCAGGACTATTGTTCAAAGGTGATGAGTTAAAGATTGCCGCTACCGGCGACGCAACCCGTTTCCTGGTGTTGGCCGGAAAACCGATCAAGGAACCCATCGCCCAATACGGCCCCTTTGTGATGAATACCCAGGATGAGATTGAGCAGGCCATTCGGGATTATCGCAGCGGCGAATTGGTCAATTATTAA
- a CDS encoding aspartate ammonia-lyase — protein sequence MTEYRTETDSMGEIKVPASARYGAQTQRAINNFSISGRGLPTSFIAAVALIKKTAAQVNRELGLLDDNIAQAIVQASEAIMDGQYDDQFPVDIFQTGSGTSTNMNVNEVIANLASEQLQKPVNPNDHVNMSQSSNDVIPTAIHVSAVMQLEEKLLPALEHLHTSLLGKSVQVEGFVKTGRTHLMDAMPVTLSQELEAWTHQIEANYVRLRTLMPQLLHLAQGGTAVGTGINAHPAFSTKFAAQLAVNIEHPFVPGDNLFALISSQDTAVALSGLLKTLAVSLMKIANDLRWMNSGPLAGLGEITLEALQPGSSIMPGKVNPVIPEAVAMVAAQVMGNDTTIAIAGQSGNFQLNVMLPVIAHNLLESIELLANASEVLADKAIASFAVNEANLTKALARNPILVTALNPIIGYNKAAAIAKKAYKEGRDIIDVAEEETDIPRAELAELLNPEKLTRGGL from the coding sequence ATGACCGAATATCGCACAGAAACCGACAGCATGGGCGAGATCAAGGTACCCGCCTCCGCCCGTTACGGCGCGCAAACCCAGCGCGCAATCAATAACTTTAGCATCAGCGGCAGAGGCTTACCGACCAGTTTTATTGCCGCCGTGGCGCTAATCAAAAAAACTGCCGCCCAAGTCAACCGCGAGCTGGGGTTGTTGGACGACAACATCGCGCAGGCTATTGTCCAGGCAAGCGAAGCGATCATGGATGGCCAGTATGATGACCAGTTTCCGGTGGATATCTTCCAGACCGGTTCAGGCACCAGCACCAATATGAACGTTAATGAAGTCATCGCCAATCTGGCCAGTGAGCAACTACAGAAACCCGTCAACCCCAACGATCACGTCAACATGAGCCAGAGCAGCAACGATGTGATTCCTACTGCAATCCACGTCAGCGCGGTTATGCAACTGGAAGAAAAACTGCTGCCTGCGCTGGAACATTTGCACACCAGCCTGCTCGGCAAAAGTGTCCAGGTAGAGGGTTTCGTCAAAACCGGACGCACGCATCTGATGGATGCCATGCCGGTGACACTCAGTCAGGAACTGGAAGCCTGGACCCATCAGATTGAAGCGAATTATGTGCGCCTGCGGACGCTGATGCCGCAGTTGTTGCACCTCGCCCAAGGCGGCACCGCAGTGGGCACGGGGATCAATGCGCATCCAGCTTTTTCCACTAAATTCGCCGCGCAACTTGCCGTCAACATCGAACATCCCTTTGTTCCTGGAGATAACCTGTTTGCACTGATCAGCAGTCAGGACACCGCTGTCGCCTTGTCCGGCCTCCTGAAAACCCTGGCCGTCAGCTTGATGAAGATCGCCAATGATTTGCGCTGGATGAACTCAGGCCCCTTGGCCGGACTCGGCGAAATTACCCTGGAAGCGCTCCAGCCGGGTTCGTCTATCATGCCCGGCAAGGTAAATCCGGTGATTCCTGAAGCCGTCGCCATGGTGGCGGCACAGGTGATGGGCAACGACACCACCATTGCCATTGCCGGTCAGTCGGGCAATTTTCAGTTAAATGTGATGTTGCCGGTAATCGCACATAATTTGCTGGAGAGTATTGAGTTATTGGCCAATGCCAGTGAGGTGTTGGCAGATAAAGCCATCGCCAGCTTCGCGGTAAATGAGGCCAACCTGACCAAAGCGCTGGCGCGCAATCCCATCCTCGTCACGGCATTGAATCCGATCATTGGCTACAACAAAGCAGCGGCCATTGCCAAGAAAGCTTACAAGGAAGGGCGCGATATTATCGATGTGGCGGAGGAGGAAACGGATATACCGCGTGCGGAATTGGCGGAATTGTTGAATCCGGAGAAATTGACGCGCGGTGGTTTGTAA
- the earP gene encoding elongation factor P maturation arginine rhamnosyltransferase EarP has translation MKNTEHLPPRRWDIFCRVIDNYGDIGVCWRLARQLQSEYGLSVRLWLDDLAALRRLWPSTTDCAQQVVSGVEVIHWPAEFPPTVPAEVVIEAFACELPATYVAAMARQSVRPHWLNLEYLSAEAWVDDCHGMRSIHPQHGLAKTFFFPGFTEKTGGLLCETQLRPERDTFQTNPEDRANFLASMGVSMAPDTLLISLFSYENPAIHSLVETWRESSRPIHCLVPEGRILTSISRYFDLTPTIGAKVTQNQLTLQVIPFMTQDQYDRLLWSCDINFVRGEDSFVRGQWAAKPLVWHIYPQDEEAHLVKLAAFMERYHQGLSPTLAQALEDLWYSWNRGDNCQNGWNLCMERLSEWQLHSHHWEQTLNSLGDLAAKLVQFCEKPL, from the coding sequence ATGAAGAACACTGAACACTTACCACCCCGCCGCTGGGATATTTTCTGCCGGGTTATCGACAATTACGGCGATATCGGTGTTTGCTGGCGGCTGGCACGACAATTACAGTCTGAATATGGCCTGTCGGTCCGCCTGTGGCTGGATGACCTTGCCGCACTGCGCCGCCTGTGGCCCAGCACCACAGATTGCGCGCAACAAGTCGTCAGTGGCGTTGAGGTCATTCACTGGCCGGCAGAATTTCCCCCGACAGTACCTGCCGAGGTGGTGATTGAGGCTTTTGCCTGCGAGTTACCGGCGACCTACGTTGCCGCCATGGCCCGGCAGTCTGTGCGCCCACACTGGTTGAACCTGGAATATCTGAGTGCCGAAGCCTGGGTGGATGACTGCCATGGTATGCGCTCCATCCATCCGCAACATGGCTTAGCCAAGACCTTTTTCTTCCCCGGCTTTACCGAGAAAACCGGCGGCTTGTTGTGTGAAACGCAGTTGCGTCCAGAGCGCGACACGTTTCAGACAAATCCCGAAGATCGAGCAAATTTCCTGGCGTCCATGGGGGTATCAATGGCTCCGGATACCTTGCTTATCTCTCTGTTCAGTTACGAAAACCCCGCCATCCATTCGTTAGTGGAAACCTGGCGCGAATCGTCCCGACCGATCCATTGCCTGGTGCCCGAGGGCAGGATTCTCACGTCGATTAGCCGCTACTTCGATCTCACCCCAACTATCGGCGCCAAGGTAACGCAAAACCAGCTGACCTTGCAGGTAATTCCTTTTATGACACAAGACCAGTACGACCGCCTGCTCTGGAGCTGCGACATCAATTTTGTGCGGGGAGAGGATTCCTTTGTTCGCGGGCAGTGGGCGGCCAAGCCACTGGTTTGGCATATCTATCCCCAGGACGAAGAGGCACATCTGGTCAAGCTGGCGGCGTTTATGGAGCGTTACCACCAGGGTTTATCGCCCACGCTGGCGCAGGCGCTTGAAGACCTGTGGTATAGCTGGAACCGTGGAGACAACTGCCAGAATGGGTGGAACCTGTGCATGGAGCGACTGTCGGAATGGCAGCTCCACAGCCACCACTGGGAGCAAACCCTAAATTCTTTGGGGGATTTGGCTGCAAAGCTGGTGCAATTTTGTGAAAAACCGCTATAG
- a CDS encoding LysR family transcriptional regulator has product MATPKATVPTCCEPKVSLDQWRALLAVIDAGGYAKAAEMLNKSQSAVSYAIQQLETLLGVAVFELQGRRAVPTPAGDVLYRRARVLLEQAERLERAAASLSSHIEPLISIAADLIIPSEKILRCLEIFARDYPETRVEIYESVLSGTEDALLQRQVDLAIGGRVPPGFMGDKLVTVIMRGVTSPDHPLQQLGRPANVEDLRQHRQIIVRDSGLFRRRSEGWQEAEQRWTVSHIKTSLEAIRMGLGYAWLPDAYTHQEIAAGHLKYLSVEVGAEREVPIYITFADRDFAGPATRHLADILKAELPRACKK; this is encoded by the coding sequence ATGGCCACACCCAAAGCGACGGTACCCACTTGTTGTGAACCCAAGGTCAGCCTGGATCAGTGGCGCGCGCTGCTGGCGGTCATTGACGCCGGCGGTTACGCCAAAGCTGCCGAGATGCTTAACAAGAGCCAATCGGCCGTGTCCTACGCCATCCAGCAGTTGGAGACGTTGTTGGGTGTGGCGGTGTTTGAGTTGCAAGGGCGGCGCGCTGTTCCCACGCCTGCCGGCGATGTGCTTTACCGCCGCGCCCGAGTGCTGCTAGAGCAGGCCGAGCGTCTGGAGAGAGCGGCGGCGAGTCTGTCGTCTCACATAGAACCGCTCATCAGTATTGCGGCGGATCTGATTATTCCTTCCGAGAAAATCCTGCGCTGTCTGGAGATTTTTGCACGGGATTATCCTGAAACCCGCGTGGAAATATATGAGTCGGTTCTGAGTGGAACCGAGGATGCCTTACTGCAACGGCAAGTGGATTTGGCCATCGGTGGACGCGTGCCGCCGGGATTTATGGGAGACAAACTGGTGACGGTAATTATGCGGGGCGTCACTAGTCCGGATCACCCATTGCAGCAACTAGGGCGGCCCGCCAACGTCGAGGATCTGCGCCAGCATAGGCAGATTATCGTGCGTGATTCCGGATTGTTCCGCCGTCGCTCGGAGGGTTGGCAGGAAGCTGAACAGCGCTGGACGGTGAGCCATATCAAGACGTCGCTGGAGGCCATTCGCATGGGCCTTGGTTACGCTTGGTTGCCAGATGCCTACACCCATCAGGAGATAGCTGCTGGCCACTTGAAATATTTGTCAGTCGAAGTGGGCGCCGAGCGTGAGGTGCCGATTTATATCACCTTCGCCGACCGCGATTTCGCCGGCCCGGCCACCCGCCACCTGGCCGACATCCTCAAAGCCGAATTACCCCGAGCATGCAAAAAGTAG
- a CDS encoding ABC transporter ATP-binding protein, translated as MFTFFESLIKPFPPQDPQQPPKTLFAFCRHYTRGIEFHLVFMALLTGAIAIMEVSLFGFLGELVDKLNAHTPASLFSESGDKLILMAVVIVLLLPCAVLLHSTVIHQTLLGNYPMRIRWQAHRYLLGQSLAFYQNEFAGRIATKVMQTALAVRETVMKLLDVLLYVAVYFTGMVLLVASMDYRLAIPLLIWFICYAGLLYYFLPRLAKVSAAQANARSDMTGRLVDTYTNISTVKLFSHSRREATYAKEGMEYFLTTVYRQMRLATLLNSGVWTLTALLIFSVTALSIWLWTESAISTGAIAAAVGLVLRLNGMAQWIMWEVSSLFENIGTARDGLNTLSKPRDVQDQPDAPALAIEHGAISFNNVSFHYGKGSGVIDHFSLDIKAGEKIGLVGRSGSGKSTLVNLLMRFYDVEAGKILIDGKDIAEVSQESLRAHIGMVTQDTSLLHRSVRDNLLYGKPDATEDDMIRAAKQAEAHDFIQHLDDGKHRTGYDAHVGERGVKLSGGQRQRIAIARVLIKDAPILIMDEATSALDSEVEAAIQANLTTLMEGKTVIAIAHRLSTIAALDRLIVLDQGRIVEQGTHSELIALGGLYAQLWAHQSGGFLGEV; from the coding sequence ATGTTTACTTTTTTTGAAAGCCTGATTAAACCTTTCCCACCCCAGGACCCGCAACAGCCGCCCAAAACACTGTTTGCGTTTTGCCGCCACTACACACGCGGCATAGAATTTCATCTGGTATTTATGGCACTGCTCACCGGCGCCATTGCCATCATGGAGGTCTCGCTGTTCGGCTTTTTGGGAGAACTGGTCGACAAGCTCAACGCCCATACACCGGCCAGTTTATTTTCGGAATCCGGTGACAAATTGATTCTGATGGCCGTGGTCATCGTACTCTTGTTGCCCTGCGCCGTACTTCTCCATTCGACAGTCATCCACCAGACGTTATTAGGCAATTACCCGATGCGGATTCGCTGGCAGGCGCACCGCTATTTGCTGGGTCAGAGTCTCGCGTTTTACCAGAATGAATTTGCCGGGCGCATCGCGACCAAAGTCATGCAAACCGCACTGGCAGTGCGCGAAACCGTCATGAAATTACTCGACGTCTTGTTGTATGTCGCCGTGTACTTTACTGGCATGGTGTTGCTGGTAGCGTCGATGGATTACCGGCTGGCGATCCCGCTGTTGATCTGGTTTATCTGTTATGCGGGTTTGCTTTATTACTTTCTCCCGCGCCTCGCGAAAGTATCCGCCGCGCAGGCCAATGCGCGTTCCGACATGACCGGCCGCCTGGTGGACACCTACACCAATATTTCCACAGTGAAATTATTTTCACATTCCCGACGTGAAGCGACCTATGCAAAAGAAGGCATGGAATATTTCCTGACTACTGTTTACCGGCAAATGCGTCTGGCTACGCTGTTGAACAGCGGTGTATGGACCTTGACGGCACTGCTGATTTTTTCCGTAACGGCTTTGTCTATCTGGTTGTGGACCGAATCCGCTATTTCTACCGGCGCTATCGCTGCGGCGGTAGGCTTGGTGTTGCGCCTGAACGGCATGGCGCAGTGGATTATGTGGGAAGTGTCTTCGCTCTTTGAAAATATCGGTACCGCTCGCGATGGTTTAAATACGCTTTCCAAACCGCGCGATGTACAAGATCAGCCCGATGCACCCGCGCTCGCGATCGAACATGGCGCCATCAGCTTTAACAACGTGAGTTTTCATTACGGCAAAGGCAGCGGCGTGATTGATCATTTCTCTCTCGATATAAAAGCGGGGGAAAAAATTGGCCTGGTCGGTCGCTCAGGTTCCGGTAAATCCACGCTGGTGAATTTGCTGATGCGTTTTTATGACGTGGAGGCCGGCAAGATTCTGATTGATGGAAAAGATATTGCCGAAGTGTCGCAGGAAAGCCTGCGCGCGCATATCGGCATGGTGACCCAGGATACGTCTTTGCTACACCGCTCGGTGCGCGATAATTTACTTTACGGCAAACCGGATGCCACGGAAGACGATATGATTCGTGCAGCCAAACAGGCCGAAGCTCATGATTTTATTCAGCACCTGGATGATGGCAAGCATCGCACCGGCTACGATGCCCATGTGGGTGAACGCGGTGTGAAATTATCCGGGGGACAACGTCAGCGCATTGCTATCGCGCGAGTACTCATCAAAGACGCACCAATCCTGATTATGGATGAAGCAACGTCAGCACTGGACTCGGAAGTGGAAGCGGCTATTCAGGCCAACCTGACAACCTTGATGGAAGGTAAAACGGTTATCGCTATCGCACACCGTTTATCGACTATTGCCGCTTTGGATCGCTTGATTGTGTTGGATCAGGGCCGCATCGTTGAACAGGGAACCCACAGCGAACTCATCGCCCTGGGCGGACTCTACGCCCAACTCTGGGCTCACCAATCCGGCGGCTTCCTGGGCGAGGTGTAA
- a CDS encoding DUF2058 domain-containing protein encodes MPSLQDQLLKAGLVDKKQVKQVNKEKRKQTNVARRSAEEVVDEVKQQAEQARLEKVQRDRELNRQRDQELQNKAIAAQIKQLVDNNRQPKGGEVEYNFTDGKQIKKIRMKPEMQQQLIRGLLTIVKSAGEYELVPRIIADKIALRDPDCVLVANAKAATDTKDDDPYADYVIPDDLMW; translated from the coding sequence ATGCCATCTCTGCAAGATCAATTATTGAAAGCGGGTCTGGTTGATAAGAAGCAAGTCAAACAGGTCAATAAAGAAAAGCGTAAACAAACGAATGTAGCCCGCCGTTCGGCGGAAGAGGTTGTTGACGAGGTTAAACAACAAGCGGAACAGGCGCGGCTGGAAAAAGTGCAGCGCGATCGCGAGTTGAATCGGCAGCGTGACCAGGAGTTGCAAAATAAAGCGATCGCCGCGCAGATTAAACAATTGGTGGACAACAATCGCCAACCCAAAGGTGGCGAGGTTGAATACAATTTCACCGACGGCAAACAGATCAAGAAAATTCGCATGAAGCCGGAGATGCAGCAGCAACTGATTCGCGGGCTGTTAACTATCGTGAAATCAGCCGGTGAGTATGAGCTGGTGCCGCGTATCATCGCTGACAAGATTGCATTGCGTGATCCCGATTGTGTGCTGGTCGCCAATGCAAAAGCGGCCACCGACACCAAAGATGATGATCCCTACGCGGATTACGTTATCCCTGATGATTTGATGTGGTAA
- a CDS encoding FMN-dependent NADH-azoreductase yields MSTLLQITSSITGDNSQSTALSNAFVARWKAQNPDGKVILRDLAAEALPHLDGARLGALFTPADQRTPEQQAVVDYSDELINELRNADVIVLGVPLYNFGMPSTLKAYFDHIARAGVTFRYTANGPEGLLPDVPVYVFATRGGHYAGGPADWQLTTFLNFVGFKQVETIYAEGLALGDDSKTKGINAAQERINQLTAA; encoded by the coding sequence ATGAGCACTCTGTTACAAATCACCAGCAGTATCACCGGCGACAACAGCCAATCCACCGCCTTGAGCAATGCATTCGTCGCGCGCTGGAAAGCGCAAAACCCTGATGGCAAGGTTATCCTGCGCGATCTGGCCGCGGAAGCCTTGCCCCACCTGGACGGCGCACGCCTGGGTGCCTTGTTTACTCCGGCTGACCAGCGCACGCCGGAGCAACAAGCGGTCGTTGATTACTCTGATGAATTGATCAACGAATTGCGTAACGCCGATGTCATTGTGTTGGGTGTGCCCTTATATAACTTCGGCATGCCGTCAACACTCAAGGCATACTTTGACCATATCGCCCGTGCCGGTGTGACCTTCCGCTACACCGCCAATGGCCCGGAAGGTTTGTTGCCCGATGTTCCGGTGTATGTCTTTGCCACCCGCGGCGGTCACTACGCCGGTGGACCAGCTGACTGGCAATTGACTACATTCCTGAATTTCGTGGGCTTTAAGCAAGTGGAAACTATTTATGCCGAAGGTCTGGCTTTAGGTGACGACAGCAAGACCAAAGGTATCAACGCTGCCCAGGAGCGAATCAACCAATTGACCGCTGCCTGA
- the efp gene encoding elongation factor P: MKTAQELRAGHVINIDGSPWVIQKAEFNKSGRNSAVVKMKLKNLLSAIATETVYKADDKFEDIILDRKEVTYSYFSDPMYVFVDSDYEQYEVTKEDLGDLLLYIEDGMQDVCEAVFYDGRVISITPPNTIVREISYTEPAVRGDTSGKVMKTARLNNGTELQVSAFVEIGDLISIDTRTGEYKSRAKA; this comes from the coding sequence ATGAAAACTGCACAAGAACTGCGCGCCGGTCATGTAATCAACATCGACGGCTCACCCTGGGTTATCCAGAAAGCGGAGTTTAACAAGTCAGGCCGTAACTCCGCCGTTGTTAAGATGAAGCTGAAGAACCTGCTGAGCGCCATTGCCACCGAAACGGTTTACAAAGCCGACGACAAGTTCGAAGACATCATCCTTGATCGCAAAGAAGTGACCTACTCCTACTTCTCCGACCCTATGTATGTGTTCGTGGACTCTGATTACGAGCAATACGAAGTGACTAAAGAAGACCTGGGCGATTTGCTGCTGTACATCGAAGACGGCATGCAGGACGTGTGCGAAGCGGTGTTTTACGACGGTCGCGTTATCTCTATCACCCCGCCCAACACCATCGTGCGTGAAATCTCCTACACCGAACCGGCTGTACGCGGCGACACTTCCGGCAAGGTGATGAAGACCGCCCGCCTGAACAACGGTACTGAGTTGCAAGTGTCTGCGTTCGTTGAGATTGGCGATTTGATTTCCATCGATACCCGTACCGGCGAATACAAGTCGCGCGCTAAAGCCTAA